The following coding sequences are from one Mytilus trossulus isolate FHL-02 chromosome 8, PNRI_Mtr1.1.1.hap1, whole genome shotgun sequence window:
- the LOC134728300 gene encoding uncharacterized protein LOC134728300, with translation MKVFGFALFWILAFVYFEQSIGCGRRNKEDCFGSSAGYGFQFGTQDLACVKGKRKRSPSREELRIAHRYIKYRGVYYEFFDGGATYNTSPHRSNCRAGTESYASGYGVLSTECVKRCARHYGNVRPYNVFTRNCHHFANWLADILCRESSCPSYCQ, from the exons ATGAAGGTTTTTGGATTTGCG ctgTTTTGGATACTTGCTTTCGTCTATTTTGAACAATCGATTGGCTGTGGACGCCGAAATAAAGAGGACTGTTTCG gtAGTTCTGCAGGATATGGATTCCAGTTTGGAACACAAGACCTTGCTTGTGTTAAAGGGAAAAGGAAGAGGTCTCCGAGCAGAGAAGAACTTAGAATAGCCCATCGTTACATTAAATATCGAGGCGTTTACTATGAATTTTTTGACGGGGGAGCAACATACAATACCTCACCCCATCGATCTAATTGTAGAGCCGGCACCGAATCGTACGCATCAGGATATGGAGTACTTAGTACAGAATGTGTCAAGAGATGCGCAAGACATTATGGGAATGTAAGGCCATATAACGTTTTTACACGTAACTGTCACCATTTTGCTAACTGGTTGGCTGACATTTTGTGTAGAGAGTCCTCTTGTCCATCCTACTGTCAATGA